From a region of the Cucumis sativus cultivar 9930 chromosome 6, Cucumber_9930_V3, whole genome shotgun sequence genome:
- the LOC101215196 gene encoding DEAD-box ATP-dependent RNA helicase 36: MDQEVIVDRNFPLFSKPHRKKHKPSENPTAVPNVAPKKSLQIEKSTELTTKSTNNITFADLGLSEWIIQTCKELVMKKPTAVQTHCIPKILAGLDVLGIAQTGSGKTAAFALPILQRLSETPFGVFALVVTPTRELAYQLAEQFRALGSCLNLRCSVVVGGMDMLNQTQSLLKRPHIVIATPGRIKVLLEDNPDIPVVFSKTKFLVLDEADRVLDVGFEEELKVIFQCLPRNRQTLLFSATMTKDLETLHKLSANKAYFYEAYEGFKTVDMLKQQYVFIPKDVKDLYLLHLLSKMEDMGIRSAIIFVQTCKSCHLLGLLLEALDQEVAALHSVKSQSERLAALYRFKSGRVPVLLATDVASRGLDIPTVDLVINYDIPRFPRDYVHRVGRTARAGRGGLAVSFITQNDVHLIHEIEANLGKQLEIFECKENEVLENITKVYKARHVAKMKMVDGGFEEKVKERKKQKRKTLAEKGLLKKRNKRRRKEKTSE, from the exons ATGGATCAAGAAGTAATTGTCGACCGGAATTTCCCGCTTTTCTCAAAACCCCATCGGAAAAAGCATAAACCTTCCGAAAACCCTACCGCCGTCCCGAACGTTGCTCCGAAAAAGTCTCTTCAGATTGAGAAATCCACAGAACTTACCACTAAATCCACCAACAATATCACATTTGCCGACCTGGGATTGTCGGAATGGATCATCCAGACCTGCAAAGAATTGGTTATGAAGAAGCCCACGGCTGTTCAAACCCACTGCATCCCTAAGATTCTTGCTGGCCTCGACGTACTTGGTATTGCTCAAACTGGGAGTGGGAAGACTGCTGCCTTTGCGTTGCCTATTCTTCAACGACTTTCAGAGACCCCTTTTGGTGTATTTGCGTTGGTGGTTACTCCCACTAGGGAACTGGCCTATCAATTGGCTGAGCAGTTTAGAGCACTTGGTTCCTGCTTGAATTTGCGATGCTCTGTGGTTGTTGGAGGAATGGATATGTTGAACCAGACGCAGAGTTTGTTGAAGAGACCTCATATTGTAATTGCAACGCCGGGGCGGATTAAGGTATTACTGGAGGATAATCCTGATATCCCTGTCGTCTTCTCCAAGACTAAG TTCTTAGTTCTGGATGAAGCAGATAGAGTATTAGATGTTGGCTTTGAAGAAGAGTTGAAAGTAATCTTCCAATGCTTGCCACGTAACCGTCAAACTCTATTATTCTCTGCAACGATGACAAAGGATCTGGAAACACTGCACAAGCTTTCTGCAAACAAGGCATACTTTTACGAGGCTTATGAAGGGTTCAAGACAGTTGATATGCTCAAGCAGCAATATGTATTTATACCCAAGGATGTGAAGGATCTGTATTTATTACATCTTTTGTCTAAAATGGAAGACATGGGTATTCGATCAGCAATTATATTTGTCCAAACTTGCAA AAGTTGTCACCTATTAGGGTTGTTGCTTGAAGCACTTGATCAGGAGGTGGCGGCATTGCATTCAGTTAAGTCACAGTCTGAGAGGCTTGCTGCACTATATCGGTTTAAATCAGGACGAGTTCCTGTGTTGCTTGCAACTGATGTTGCTAGTCGAGGTTTGGATATTCCAACAGTTGATCTTGTTATCAACTACGATATTCCAAG GTTCCCAAGAGATTATGTTCACCGAGTGGGACGTACGGCACGTGCAGGCAGAGGAGGATTGGCTGTGAGCTTTATTACCCAG AATGATGTGCACCTTATTCATGAAATAGAGGCCAATCTTGGAAAGCAATTGGAGATTTTTGAATGCAAGGAGAACGAAGTGCTTGAAAATATCACCAAG GTTTACAAAGCTAGACATGTGGCAAAAATGAAGATGGTGGATGGTGGATTTGAGGAGAAAGTGAAAGAAcgaaagaaacagaaaagaaaaacattggCAGAGAAAGGATTATTGAAGAAACGGaacaaaaggagaagaaaagaaaaaacttccGAGTAA
- the LOC101203233 gene encoding uncharacterized protein LOC101203233, whose protein sequence is MEQSRNDQFQCTPMHYGFGELQPASKSSIENRVSIVNMQSDGRTMDLRMSEVKPVLNYSIQTGEEFSFEFMRDRANPRKPLVSDSVSDPSCASRYMDLKGILGLSRTGSECGSDNSMIISMEKGSKDFERTNSSLHGGDRNNLGSAHQKSPELSRYDSGRAIGHGYASSGTSDGSSAKMKVLCSFGGKILPRPSDSKLRYVGGETRIIQIKMDISWQELMRKTSSIYNETYAIKYQLPGEELDALVSVSCDEDLQNMMEECNEFKNDKGSKKLRIFLFSMSDLDEGHFSMGNVDNDSEIQYVVAVNGMDRKNSNLHGLSSFSANNLDEVDGQSIERGTVLKDLVGVNASALTANVASSSLQSSQPVRASASNAYETFLQAYHEPQGQNSEIPSTQLKGKFKDSFEKETHDASGCSSNPSHFFDGNLMTSDKKSTPVSIAQGEFPFLTHKNETELQSSEGLSSMLASGNPIVSRSNDMDNIIHNMPSNAYPHGHTDSESKIVDLSLLEPPAVAQRVYYSERIPREQEELLNRLSKSDDSYGSQFLISHSQSDQDQIPDSAVKLQDSSNYESENSIPMEKSSHNATKVRNDELSHIQDGRNVNEAVSGRNWNISHDGDTELKLQNNFDVTLDSKVDGVVKAGKDLNCPVNNNEKLAGPKLSRPESELPALGQVSSLKNHEDSALDLLQLNLGEVVGMRCTDDNSLKQTQLAYKEESLINHVNERPSTGNVSKPVQGDIVIDIDDRFSRDFLSDIFSKAIPFENSLDSRSQLHNDGTGLSPDVDNHEHKGWSYVHDLAQEKYVQNDVSLIDQDHIVFPSAPKTAGDDFTPLTTILREDSQLNFGDDQKVHRISGNDATNFLSRCDHSRMNGIDSSQFDAMMENLKTLEYRHENVKVASKDSGLPPNDPSLGNFDPNSLQIIMNDDLEELKELGSGTFGTVYHGKWRGTDVAIKRIKKTCFMGRSSELERLTVEFWREADILSKLHHPNVVAFYGVVQDGPGGTLATVTEYMVDGSLRHVLLSKDRHLDRRKRLIIAMDAAFGMEYLHSKNIVHFDLKCDNLLVNLKDSQRPICKVADFGLSKIKRNTLVSGGVRGTLPWMAPELLNGSSNKVSEKVDVFSFGIVLWEILTGEEPYANMHYGAIIGGIVNNTLRPTIPSYCDSEWRRLMEHCWAPNPTDRPSFTEVAGRLRVMSTSASSQTKAQGPKIARS, encoded by the exons ATGGAACAGTCAAGAAATGACCAGTTCCAATGCACTCCCATGCATTATGGATTTGGGGAACTCCAACCTGCGTCTAAATCATCCATAGAGAACCGTGTGAGCATTGTTAACATGCAAAGTGATGGAAGAACCATGGACCTTAGGATGTCAGAGGTTAAGCCCGTCCTTAATTACTCCATACAGACAGGTGAGGAATTCTCTTTTGAATTTATGCGCGACCGAGCAAATCCCCGGAAACCACTCGTTTCGGACTCTGTTAGTGACCCCAGTTGTGCATCACGTTATATGGATTTAAAAGGAATTTTAGGCCTTAGTCGTACTGGGTCTGAGTGTGGCTCAGATAATTCTATGATCATTTCAATGGAAAAAGGGTCAAAAGATTTTGAGCGGACAAACTCTTCATTACATGGAGGAGACAGAAATAACCTTGGATCAGCTCATCAAAAATCACCGGAGCTATCAAGATATGATAGTGGTCGTGCAATTGGTCATGGCTATGCATCTTCTGGAACTTCTGATGGCTCATCAGCAAAGATGAAAGTCCTCTGCAGTTTTGGTGGGAAAATTTTACCTCGTCCAAGTGATAGTAAGTTGAGATATGTTGGGGGTGAAACTCGTATCATTCAGATAAAAATGGACATCTCTTGGCAGGAGCTTATGCGGAAAACATCATCAATCTATAATGAAACATATGCAATTAAATATCAGCTTCCCGGCGAGGAGCTTGATGCTTTGGTTTCAGTTTCTTGTGATGAGGATCTTCAAAATATGATGGAGGAGTGCAATGAATTCAAAAATGATAAAGGATCCaaaaaacttagaatttttttgttttcaatgaGTGATTTGGATGAAGGGCATTTTTCCATGGGTAATGTTGATAATGACTCTGAGATCCAGTATGTTGTTGCAGTCAATGGCATGGACAGGAAAAACTCAAACCTGCATGGTTTATCAAGTTTTTCTGCCAATAACCTGGATGAGGTAGATGGACAGAGTATTGAGAGGGGTACAGTTCTTAAGGACTTGGTCGGTGTAAATGCATCGGCCTTAACTGCTAATGTTGCATCGTCATCCTTACAGTCTTCACAACCTGTTCGGGCAAGTGCATCGAATGCTTATGAAACCTTTTTACAGGCTTATCATGAACCTCAAGGACAAAATTCAGAGATACCATCAACACAGTTGAAAGGTAAGTTCAAGGATTCATTTGAGAAAGAAACTCATGATGCAAGTGGCTGCTCTTCAAATCCTTCTCACTTTTTTGATGGCAATCTCATGACTTCGGATAAAAAATCAACACCAGTTTCCATCGCGCAAGGTGAGTTTCCCTTTTTAACTCACAAGAATGAGACCGAGCTCCAGAGTTCTGAAGGGCTTTCTTCGATGCTTGCTTCTGGAAATCCTATAGTTTCTAGATCAAATGATATGGATAACATTATTCATAACATGCCATCAAATGCATATCCACATGGTCATACAGACAGCGAGTCAAAGATTGTTGATTTGAGTCTCCTTGAGCCTCCAGCTGTTGCGCAAAGAGTCTATTACTCTGAGAGAATTCCTAGGGAGCAGGAGGAGTTACTGAATCGGTTGTCTAAATCTGATGATTCGTATGGTTCCCAGTTTCTAATCTCTCATTCACAGTCTGATCAGGACCAAATTCCAGACTCTGCTGTCAAATTGCAAGATAGCAGTAATTACGAATCTGAAAATTCCATTCCCATGGAAAAATCATCACATAATGCTACTAAAGTCCGGAATGATGAGCTTTCCCATATTCAAGATGGCAGAAATGTTAATGAGGCAGTTAGTGGAAGGAATTGGAATATTTCACATGATGGTGATACCGAGTTGAAGTTGCAGAACAACTTTGATGTTACACTTGATTCAAAAGTAGATGGGGTTGTTAAGGCTGGCAAGGACCTGAATTGCCCAGTGAATAACAATGAGAAGCTTGCAGGTCCTAAATTAAGTAGACCTGAATCAGAATTACCTGCTCTTGGCCAAGTATCTTCTTTAAAGAATCATGAGGATTCTGCGTTGGATCTTTTGCAGCTCAACTTGGGCGAGGTTGTTGGAATGAGGTGTACCGATGATAATAGTCTTAAGCAAACTCAGTTGGCTTATAAGGaagaaagtttaattaatcatgTTAATGAAAGACCATCCACGGGAAATGTTTCCAAGCCAGTGCAAGGAGACATTGTTATAGATATTGATGATCGATTTTCTCGTGATTTCTTATCTGATATATTCTCCAAAGCAATACCTTTCGAGAATTCATTAGATAGTCGGAGCCAACTGCACAACGATGGAACTGGTTTGAGTCCTGATGTGGACAATCATGAACATAAGGGCTGGTCATATGTCCATGATTTGGCACAAGAAAAGTATGTTCAAAATGATGTTTCTCTTATTGACCAAGATCACATTGTTTTTCCTTCTGCTCCTAAGACTGCGGGAGATGATTTTACACCTTTAACAACTATACTTCGTGAAGATTCCCAGCTCAATTTTGGTGATGATCAGAAAGTACATAGGATAAGTGGAAATGATGCCACCAATTTTCTTTCACGTTGTGATCATTCCCGTATGAATGGCATTGATAGTTCGCAATTTGATGCTATGATGGAAAACCTAAAGACATTGGAGTATAGGCATGAG AATGTTAAGGTAGCATCTAAGGACAGTGGCCTACCTCCCAATGATCCTTCTTTGGGAAATTTTGATCCTAATTCATTACAG ATCATAATGAACGATGATCTTGAAGAGTTGAAGGAATTGGGTTCTGGTACTTTCGGCACTGTCTATCATGGAAAGTGGAGAGGAACTGATGTCGCGATTAAGAGGATAAAAAAAACCTGCTTTATGGGTCGATCTTCAGAGCTAGAGAGATTG ACTGTAGAGTTCTGGAGGGAAGCCGACATCCTTTCAAAACTTCACCATCCCAACGTGGTAGCATTTTATGGTGTTGTGCAAGATGGTCCTGGCGGAACATTAGCTACTGTGACAGAGTACATGGTTGATGGTTCCCTTCGACATGTTTTGCTTTCCAAGGATCG GCATCTTGATCGACGTAAGAGGCTAATAATTGCTATGGATGCAGCATTTGGAATGGAATATTTACACTCAAAAAATATTGtccattttgatttgaaatgtGATAATTTGCTTGTTAACTTGAAGGATTCTCAAAGACCAATTTGCAAG GTAGCTGATTTCGGCCTCTCAAAGATCAAGCGAAATACCTTGGTGTCTGGTGGTGTAAGAGGAACCCTCCCATGGATGGCACCTGAGCTACTAAATGGCAGCAGCAATAAGGTCTCTGAGAAG GTTGATGTGTTCTCCTTCGGTATTGTCTTATGGGAGATTCTCACAGGAGAGGAACCATATGCGAACATGCACTATGGGGCTATCATAG GGGGTATTGTGAATAACACACTGAGACCAACCATACCAAGTTACTGTGATTCTGAATGGAGAAGGTTGATGGAACATTGCTGGGCACCAAATCCTACAGATAGGCCATCCTTCACCGAAGTCGCTGGCAGGCTGCGCGTTATGTCAACTAGTGCTAGTAGCCAAACAAAAGCACAAGGTCCCAAAATAGCAAGGTCATAA